Sequence from the Polyangiaceae bacterium genome:
GCAATCCGATCCTCGTCGATGTGCTGCGAGACTACGGCTACGTGGACGCCCGAGGCATGGGCGTGCGCCGCAAGATGCCTCTAGTCCGCGCGGCAACAGGAAAGGACGCGCGCTTCGAAGCCACCGACCACTTCGTGCGCGTAATCCTGCCGAAGGGAGACGGCGCCACAAGCCCTGGAGAGCAGCATGCTTGAGCACTTACCCCTGAAGAACGTAGGGCCGGCGCCGGAGATGGAGCTGGAGCTGGCACCGAGACTGAACTTGATCAGCCTTTCGTTCCTGGAGCGATGCGCGCCGTTCATCGCGCACGAGTTACGGCGTCAGAAGCAGTTGGTCCGAGGAGACGCCTGATGCACCCACTCCACGAGTACATCGCGACTCTCCTCGCCCACCAGCTCAAGCCCGCTCGAGTCGTGGTCTGGTACGATCCACGCTCGGAGTTTCAGCCGTTCGTGAACGAGCTTCGCGGTGGCGCCCGGAGCAGCGCGGAGCCGGTGTGGGTGGAGTTCGGGAGCCAGAGCACGCAGCTGCTCGAGTTTGCGGGGTCGATGTTCGAGCTGCGTCTGGCTGCGGAGCCGCTGGTTGGCGGCGACGCTCCGGCCATGCTCGTCCTCTATCTCCCCGGGGAAAAGCGAGACTCGAAGGCGTCTGTCTTGATGGAGCTCGAGAAGGCTGGAGAAACCTGGGAGCCAGGGCTCAAGCGACTGGCCCGGAACGTGCTCGAGCAACGCTACACCCAGGGCGTCGTTGACGAGATGTTGCGCCACGAGCGGAGCGTCACCTACGAAGATCTCGCACGGCTGACCAGCTCGAGCGGTGGCTCGGAGCCGCCATCCATCTTGCGGAGCATTTTCCACGATGCCAGCGGCAGCGATGGGCTCCTCGCGGCGTGGCTCTCGAACGACGATCGAGACGACCAGATCGCCGAGAAGCAAGCCGAGTCGGAACTTCTGAAGCTCATTCAATCGCGACTGGGTTTGGAGCCTGCGAGTGACTCGCCCTTAGCAAAGCTCCGCGCCATCACGCTGCGCTACGTGTTGGCGAGCGAGTTTCGGCTGGATCTGGCATGCGAGCCGCCCAGCAGCCTGGACGGCGTTCCCTCTCCCCCCAATCGAGACGCGGAAGCGGCGATCAGGGCCCTTGCGGAGCGGCTCCGGAACAGCCACGCGGAAACGTATCCAGCGCTGGCCGATCGAGTGGAAGCGGAGCTGGGACTGGCGAAGGCGCGCTTGGCTCCAGAGGCGCTCGGCAGCATCGACACCTTCCGCTTCGAGGAGCGCGCGCTGCTGCGTCACGCGGGCGAACTGGTCACTGGGAAAAAGTTCGATGACGCGCTCCGCCTCGTGACGGAGCGCGAGCGCAGCTTCTGGCTGGATCGCGACCTGGAGCGGAAGGCGCAGTGGGAGGCGCTGCGCAAGATGGCCGAGCTCGGGCGCGAAGCGGAGCTTGTCGGCAAAGCCGTGCGCAAGGTCTCGGGGGGCGCGGGCGCGTGGTTGAGCGCATATGTTGGCTCGGATGGTCGCGCAGGTTGGTTCCGCGTCGATCAAGCTCAGCGACGCCTGGAGGCCTGGGTCACGACGTTGCAAGACGAACCGGAGGAACAGCCGCTCGGCGTGGTGCGGCGGATCCACGAGGATACGTGCCACAAGATGGCGGAGGGATTCACGCGGGCGCTGAACGACAGCGGGTGGACGGTGCCGAACGTGTTGCACCAGACACGCATCTGGAGCGAGGTCGTCGCGAATCAACCCAAGCCTGTGGCCTACTTCCTGGTCGACGCGATGCGCTTCGAAATGGGGATCGAGCTCGCCGAGCGCCTGCCCAAGACCTCCGAGGTCTCGGTTCGCCCAGCCGTGGGTAGCTTGCCGAGCATCACACCCATCGGCATGGCGGCGCTCATGCCCGGTGCCTCAGCAAGCTTTTCGGTGACGGAGGCGAAGGGCAAGCTTGGGTCCCAGATCGACGACCGCTTCCTTCCAGACCTTGCCGCACGGAAGAAGCACATCAGCTCCAAGGTGCCGGAGTTGGTTGACCTCGCCCTGGACGAGCTACTCGGGCTCCAGCCGTCCAAGCTAAAGAAGAAGCTCGACGGCGCACAAGTCATCGTCGTGCGCTCTCAGGAGATCGACCACGCGGGCGAGACCGGGTTCACCTTCCAGGCGCGGCAGGTGATGAACACGGTGATCGACAACCTCGCGCGCGCGGTGCGAAAGCTCTCCGCCGCGGGCGTCGAGCACGCCGTGATCAGCGCCGACCACGGACACCTGTTCTTCGCAGACGATCGCGACGAGTCCATGCGCTGCGAAGCCCCAGGAGGCTCGACGGTGGAGCTTCACCGCCGCTGCTGGATCGGCCGAGGCGGCTCCACGCCAGCAGGGGCTGTGCGGGTCTCCGCCGCATCCCTGGGCTACGCCTCCGATCTGGACTTCGTGTTCCCCAGGTCCACTGGCGTGTTCAGGGCGGGTGGCGATCTGGCGTTTCACCACGGCGGCCCGTCGCTCCAGGAGCTGGTCATCCCGGTCATCACCGTGCGCACCAAATCGCGCCAATCTGCCCGTCCATCCGCGGGCCCCATCTCCGTCTCCTCGCTGCCTCCAGCGGTCACCAACCGCATCATCACGGTCACCCTGACCTTCGGCGAGAAGCAGCTCAGCTTCGACACCCCACGGATACAAGTGCGACCGCTCTTGATGTCCTCTGGCAAACAAGTTGGTGCCCTCGGCATGGCCGTGGACGCGCCGTTCGATGCGTCGACGGGCTGCGTCACCCTCGAGCCCAACAAGCCTGTCACGGTCGCGCTCCTGCTCGCCGACGACGCCGCCAGCTCGGTTCGCGTCGTGGTGCAGGATCCCAGCAGCGACGTCGAGCTGTACCGATCGCCCAGCGACCTCCCTGTGCGCATCCTCACCTGATCCCGACTGCGAGCATGAACATGAGCAACGGAAGCACTCCCACCCGCGACGCCCTCGACGACAAGCTGAATCGCCACTTCGCTGGCAAGGTCGTCCGCAAAGATCTCGTACGCAAGGTCAAGGTCGGCGCGAACGTCCCGGTCTTCGTGCTCGAATTTCTGCTCGGGAAATACTGTGCGTCCTCCGATGAGGTGGCGATCCAGATGGGTCTCCAGGTGGTGAGCGACACCCTCGCCAACAACTACATCCGCTCAGACGAGTCGATGAAGGCGCAGGCGATGGTGAAGGACCGCGGGCGCCACGCATTCATCGACAAGGTGAAGGTGCGCTTGGTCGACTCGGACTACTGGGCGGAGGTGACGAACTTCGGTCATAAGTACGTGCACGTTCCAGAGCACTACGTGCGCGACTACGAACGCCTCGTGATGGGTGGCGTGTGGGCGCAAATCGACATGCGCTTCGAATACGACGAGGAGTCCAAGGGAAAGAACCCCTTCTGGATTGATCGCCTGACTCCAATCCAGATCGCCACCTTCGACTTGGAGGAGTACCGCCGCGTCCGGAGCGAGTTCACTACCGATGAGTGGCTAGACCTGATGCTGCGTAGCATGGGCTACGAGCCAGGCGAGATGTCCCGGCGCCTCAAGCTACTCTTCCTGGTGCGCCTCATTCCACTTGCCGAGCGGAACTACAACCTCGTGGAGCTGGGCCCGCGAGGGACGGGAAAGAGCTACGTCGTGCAGGAGGTATCGCCGTACTCGGCGCTGCTTACGGGCGGCACCACCGTCGCGAACCTCTTCGGCCATATGACAGGACGTCAGAAGGGCATGGTGCAGATCTGGGACGTCGTGGGCTTCGACGAAGTCGCGGACCTCCAGAAGATGCCCAAGGAGGTCATCACCACGATGAAGACCTACTGTGAATCGGGGACCTTTCAACGCGGCCAGGAAGCCGTCTCCGGCGACGCGAGCATCGCCATGTTCGGTAACACGAATCAGCCCGTCGACGTGATGGTGCAAACGGGTCATCTGTTCGCGCCGATGCCGGACATCATCCGGGACGACATGGCGTTCATCGATCGCCTGCACTTCTACCTCCCGGGGTGGGAGATCCCCAAGATGCGCAACGATCTGTTCACGGACCACTATGGGTTCGTCGTCGACTACCTCGCGGAAGCGCTCCGCGAGATGCGCAAGCACAACTTCACTGAAGTCATCGACCGCCATTTCGCCATGGGCGCCCACCTCAACGCGCGAGACCGCAAAGCGGTGCGCAAGACGGTCTCCGGACTGATGAAGATCCTCTTCCCGCACGGCGACATAAGCCAGGAAGAGCTCGGCGAGCTCCTGGAGTTCGCCCTGGAGGGCCGGCGCCGCGTGAAGGAGCAGCTCAAGAAGATGGGCTCCTTCGAGTATTACCACACCTCGTTCAGCTACACCGTTCAGGAAACGGGTGAGGAGAAGTTCGTCGGTGTACCCGAGCAAGGTGGACGAGATCTGGTCTCCAGCGATCCATTACCTCCCGGAACTACCTATAGTGCTGGCGTCACTTCAGATGGCACCGTGGGCCTCTATCGCGTCGAGGTCTCGCTCTCCAGCGGCACCGGGAAGCTGAAGCTCGCGGGTGGCATCGCGGGA
This genomic interval carries:
- a CDS encoding PglZ domain-containing protein, with amino-acid sequence MHPLHEYIATLLAHQLKPARVVVWYDPRSEFQPFVNELRGGARSSAEPVWVEFGSQSTQLLEFAGSMFELRLAAEPLVGGDAPAMLVLYLPGEKRDSKASVLMELEKAGETWEPGLKRLARNVLEQRYTQGVVDEMLRHERSVTYEDLARLTSSSGGSEPPSILRSIFHDASGSDGLLAAWLSNDDRDDQIAEKQAESELLKLIQSRLGLEPASDSPLAKLRAITLRYVLASEFRLDLACEPPSSLDGVPSPPNRDAEAAIRALAERLRNSHAETYPALADRVEAELGLAKARLAPEALGSIDTFRFEERALLRHAGELVTGKKFDDALRLVTERERSFWLDRDLERKAQWEALRKMAELGREAELVGKAVRKVSGGAGAWLSAYVGSDGRAGWFRVDQAQRRLEAWVTTLQDEPEEQPLGVVRRIHEDTCHKMAEGFTRALNDSGWTVPNVLHQTRIWSEVVANQPKPVAYFLVDAMRFEMGIELAERLPKTSEVSVRPAVGSLPSITPIGMAALMPGASASFSVTEAKGKLGSQIDDRFLPDLAARKKHISSKVPELVDLALDELLGLQPSKLKKKLDGAQVIVVRSQEIDHAGETGFTFQARQVMNTVIDNLARAVRKLSAAGVEHAVISADHGHLFFADDRDESMRCEAPGGSTVELHRRCWIGRGGSTPAGAVRVSAASLGYASDLDFVFPRSTGVFRAGGDLAFHHGGPSLQELVIPVITVRTKSRQSARPSAGPISVSSLPPAVTNRIITVTLTFGEKQLSFDTPRIQVRPLLMSSGKQVGALGMAVDAPFDASTGCVTLEPNKPVTVALLLADDAASSVRVVVQDPSSDVELYRSPSDLPVRILT
- a CDS encoding transcriptional regulator, whose translation is NPILVDVLRDYGYVDARGMGVRRKMPLVRAATGKDARFEATDHFVRVILPKGDGATSPGEQHA
- the brxL gene encoding protease Lon-related BREX system protein BrxL, giving the protein MSNGSTPTRDALDDKLNRHFAGKVVRKDLVRKVKVGANVPVFVLEFLLGKYCASSDEVAIQMGLQVVSDTLANNYIRSDESMKAQAMVKDRGRHAFIDKVKVRLVDSDYWAEVTNFGHKYVHVPEHYVRDYERLVMGGVWAQIDMRFEYDEESKGKNPFWIDRLTPIQIATFDLEEYRRVRSEFTTDEWLDLMLRSMGYEPGEMSRRLKLLFLVRLIPLAERNYNLVELGPRGTGKSYVVQEVSPYSALLTGGTTVANLFGHMTGRQKGMVQIWDVVGFDEVADLQKMPKEVITTMKTYCESGTFQRGQEAVSGDASIAMFGNTNQPVDVMVQTGHLFAPMPDIIRDDMAFIDRLHFYLPGWEIPKMRNDLFTDHYGFVVDYLAEALREMRKHNFTEVIDRHFAMGAHLNARDRKAVRKTVSGLMKILFPHGDISQEELGELLEFALEGRRRVKEQLKKMGSFEYYHTSFSYTVQETGEEKFVGVPEQGGRDLVSSDPLPPGTTYSAGVTSDGTVGLYRVEVSLSSGTGKLKLAGGIAGATKESVQRAFGYLRAKKSDLGLARDLDTSDIHVEVIDLLGNHVEAELGVAFFVACYSALRKMPVSPALLVLGDLSIQGNIKPMRSLTEPLQVAKDNGAKRALIPIENKRNFLDVSADIMEHVDPIFFSDPKTAAMKVLGG